The following coding sequences are from one Nymphalis io chromosome 5, ilAglIoxx1.1, whole genome shotgun sequence window:
- the LOC126768407 gene encoding uncharacterized protein LOC126768407, with protein MLAKILVCAIAVTACYSQEHIYKYRPVQQEQQKEYRYPSVHKTLGLVNQEPAPIHEDDQSASIHVPASSQVQHEPAVSSQSILHYQPVHEESQSQESYGEQNEQPIVYKQYYQGHEQVKLQQAAHAKNNPQSLHYPSVSHEAQSAPAREETHYIRVPAHRYQYAQESEHQAPAHHQIEAHSHDEPIDYYAYPKYQYEYKVEDPHTGDNKFQHEVRDGDNVKGVYSLHEADGSIRTVEYTSDKHHGFNAIVKHSSPGQHVHIESHHEN; from the exons ATGTTAGCTAAA ATTTTGGTTTGTGCTATTGCTGTGACGGCGTGCTACAGCCAGGAGCATATCTACAAGTACAGACCAGTTCAACAGGAACAACAAAAGGAATACAGATATCCTTCAGTGCACAAGACCCTTGGACTTGTTAACCAGGAACCAGCACCTATTCATGAAGATGATCAAAGCGCATCTATCCATGTCCCTGCATCTTCGCAAGTCCAACATGAGCCAGCGGTTTCCTCTCAGAGCATCCTTCATTATCAACCAGTCCATGAGGAGTCTCAATCCCAAGAGTCCTATGGAGAACAGAATGAGCAGCCAATAGTTTACAAGCAGTATTATCAAGGACACGAGCAAGTTAAACTTCAACAGGCTGCACATGCTAAGAATAATCCTCAATCATTGCATTATCCCAGTGTATCTCATGAGGCTCAATCTGCACCAGCTCGTGAAGAAACCCACTATATTCGTGTACCAGCTCACCGTTACCAATATGCTCAAGAATCTGAGCACCAAGCGCCAGCTCATCACCAAATTGAAGCTCATTCTCACGATGAGCCAATTGACTATtat gCTTACCCTAAATACCAGTACGAATATAAAGTTGAGGATCCGCACACCGGAGACAACAAGTTCCAACACGAGGTCCGTGATGGTGACAACGTAAAGGGTGTATACTCTCTGCACGAAGCCGATGGTTCCATTAGAACTGTTGAATACACCTCGGATAAACACCACGG ATTTAACGCCATTGTTAAGCACTCATCACCTGGACAACACGTTCATATTGAAAGTcatcatgaaaattaa